In the genome of Carnobacterium viridans, one region contains:
- the nagA gene encoding N-acetylglucosamine-6-phosphate deacetylase: protein MKNYYVRASRFFLPSGIENEGYLAIREGKFGAYFKELPDGNETILDYSGKWIAPGLVDTHIHGFMGHDVMDNDFEGIKVMSKGLLSCGVTSFLPTTLTSDVETLNQVSQTIGNHYQEVQGAKIRGIFFEGPFFTEEHKGAQNPQFFHDPNLDAFHHWQKLSRGLIKKIAIAPERKGAVGFTESVVKEGVAVALAHSSATYEQAKRAISSGASIFVHTYNGMSGLNHREPGMVGAAMTTKDTVAELICDGHHVHPAAAEVLIKAKTPECVALVTDCMRAGGMPEGDYTLGEFSVEVKNGAARLKGNGSLAGSILKLLDAVKNICDWDIATVEEAIRMASVVPARSCHIDDCCGSLQAGYDADFLVIDSQLNLHETYLNGISVYKK from the coding sequence ATGAAAAACTATTATGTACGCGCGAGCCGGTTTTTCTTACCAAGCGGAATAGAAAATGAAGGGTATTTAGCCATAAGGGAAGGAAAGTTTGGAGCTTATTTTAAGGAATTACCTGATGGAAATGAAACTATTCTTGATTACTCAGGCAAATGGATTGCTCCTGGGCTAGTGGATACGCATATCCACGGCTTCATGGGTCATGATGTAATGGACAATGACTTTGAAGGCATTAAAGTGATGTCAAAAGGCTTATTGAGTTGCGGAGTGACTTCGTTTTTGCCCACAACTTTGACTTCAGATGTTGAAACATTGAATCAAGTGAGTCAGACGATAGGAAATCACTATCAAGAAGTACAAGGGGCTAAAATTCGAGGTATTTTCTTTGAGGGTCCTTTCTTTACAGAAGAGCATAAAGGAGCACAAAATCCTCAGTTCTTTCACGATCCCAATTTAGATGCCTTTCATCATTGGCAAAAGTTATCAAGAGGATTAATAAAGAAAATAGCCATTGCTCCAGAAAGAAAAGGAGCTGTTGGATTTACAGAAAGTGTTGTCAAAGAAGGTGTTGCTGTTGCTCTTGCGCATAGTTCTGCAACGTATGAACAAGCGAAAAGGGCGATTTCTTCGGGTGCTTCAATCTTTGTTCACACATACAATGGAATGAGCGGCCTGAACCATCGAGAACCTGGAATGGTTGGAGCAGCAATGACTACGAAAGACACAGTAGCTGAGTTGATTTGTGATGGACACCATGTCCATCCAGCAGCTGCAGAAGTTTTGATAAAAGCTAAAACTCCTGAGTGTGTTGCTCTAGTTACTGATTGCATGAGAGCTGGTGGTATGCCCGAAGGAGACTATACCTTAGGGGAATTTTCAGTTGAAGTAAAAAATGGTGCAGCTCGTTTAAAAGGAAATGGAAGTTTAGCCGGCAGTATTTTGAAATTACTTGATGCTGTTAAAAATATCTGTGATTGGGATATTGCTACAGTTGAAGAAGCTATTCGAATGGCTTCCGTTGTTCCAGCAAGAAGTTGCCATATCGATGATTGTTGTGGCAGTTTGCAGGCTGGATATGATGCAGATTTCTTAGTGATAGATTCTCAATTGAACTTGCACGAAACTTATTTAAACGGCATATCAGTATACAAAAAATGA
- a CDS encoding SIS domain-containing protein, with product MQLFTKSQNELKDLGATITTQEIMQQPEIWEEAWKNYQKQEEKINSFLEQIKKEANGKIRIVFTGAGTSAYVGDTIVPYLNKAGDTDSYIFESIPTTDIVVSPKDHLHEEDWTVLVSFARSGNSPESIAAVVIADQGVKNIRHIMITCAADGALAKAASQDEKNLLLLMPERSNDQGFAMTGSFTCMTLTALLVFDQSSLAEKESYVTTAVKMGKEVVENEEQLDNLLADGFDRIIYLGSGSLAGLTREAQLKVLELTAGKIATMFDSSMGFRHGPKSFVNEQTLVFVFVNNDHYTRKYDLDILEEIQHDHIAKQTIAIAQSVEGQEFSGTTFGFDKQYSLLPEGYLALPFIMAAQTVSLLSSVKVKNTPDTPSKSGTVNRVVKGVTIHDYKE from the coding sequence ATGCAACTATTTACTAAATCACAAAATGAATTAAAGGATCTTGGAGCGACGATCACTACTCAAGAAATTATGCAACAACCTGAAATTTGGGAAGAAGCGTGGAAAAATTATCAGAAACAAGAAGAGAAAATCAATTCTTTTTTGGAACAAATAAAAAAAGAGGCAAATGGGAAAATACGTATAGTTTTTACTGGAGCTGGCACATCAGCTTATGTTGGTGACACGATTGTACCCTATTTAAACAAGGCAGGCGACACTGATTCCTATATCTTTGAAAGCATTCCAACAACTGATATTGTAGTTTCTCCAAAGGATCATCTGCATGAAGAGGATTGGACAGTATTGGTTTCGTTCGCACGAAGCGGTAATAGTCCTGAAAGTATTGCAGCAGTTGTAATTGCTGATCAAGGCGTAAAAAATATCCGACACATTATGATTACTTGTGCAGCAGATGGAGCTTTAGCAAAAGCGGCTTCTCAAGATGAAAAAAATCTTCTGTTATTAATGCCTGAGCGTTCGAATGATCAAGGTTTTGCTATGACGGGAAGTTTCACGTGTATGACATTGACTGCTTTACTGGTTTTTGATCAATCTTCTTTAGCAGAAAAAGAAAGCTATGTAACCACTGCGGTCAAAATGGGTAAAGAAGTGGTAGAAAACGAAGAACAGCTGGACAACTTATTAGCAGATGGTTTCGATCGCATCATTTATTTAGGATCTGGCAGCTTAGCCGGATTAACACGCGAAGCTCAGTTAAAAGTATTGGAGTTAACAGCTGGAAAAATAGCAACTATGTTTGACTCCTCTATGGGGTTCCGTCATGGTCCTAAGTCGTTTGTAAATGAACAAACACTGGTCTTTGTCTTTGTAAATAACGACCACTATACCCGCAAGTACGATTTGGATATTTTAGAAGAAATTCAACATGATCACATTGCTAAACAAACCATTGCTATTGCTCAGTCTGTAGAAGGACAAGAATTTTCTGGCACAACATTCGGTTTTGATAAACAGTACTCTTTATTACCAGAAGGCTACCTTGCTTTACCGTTTATCATGGCAGCGCAAACTGTATCGTTGCTGTCTTCTGTTAAAGTCAAGAATACACCGGATACTCCTTCAAAATCTGGAACAGTTAATCGAGTAGTCAAGGGCGTAACAATACACGATTACAAGGAATAA
- a CDS encoding PTS sugar transporter subunit IIA, with the protein MNNLILVSHGDFCKELKKSAEMILGVQENIFTVSLLPHEGEKEFTEKFNAVADPLNGDYIVFADLLGGTPCNIVSKKIMSGSAFELYTGMNLPMIISFVNATLTGNTHSLIVETKESIVKVNDLLDAEDFDEEDE; encoded by the coding sequence ATGAACAATTTAATACTGGTAAGTCATGGAGATTTCTGTAAAGAATTAAAGAAAAGTGCAGAAATGATTTTAGGCGTACAAGAAAATATTTTCACTGTGTCCTTATTGCCACATGAAGGTGAAAAAGAATTTACTGAAAAATTTAATGCAGTTGCTGATCCGTTAAATGGAGATTATATTGTATTCGCTGATTTATTAGGTGGTACTCCTTGCAATATTGTTTCAAAAAAAATTATGAGCGGCTCTGCATTTGAGTTATATACGGGTATGAACTTGCCGATGATTATCAGTTTTGTAAATGCAACTTTAACTGGTAACACTCATTCTCTGATAGTGGAAACGAAAGAAAGTATCGTGAAAGTGAATGATTTATTGGATGCTGAAGATTTTGATGAAGAAGACGAATAG
- a CDS encoding PTS system mannose/fructose/sorbose family transporter subunit IID encodes MTKSNYKLTKKDFNQINRRSLFGFQLGWNYERMQGSGYLYTILPQLRKMYGDGTPELKSMMKTHSQFFNTSNFLNTIVTGIDMAIEEEEGIDAQESIAGIKVGLMGPFAAIGDSIFGALLPTIFGALAANMAVSGNPIGAFIWMLVNFAVMFFRWKQLEIAHREGVSLVTTMQSRLTAITDAATLLGVFMVGALVATMINVRLSWTPSIGDLVVDVQNNVDMIMPRLLPAVIVGAVYWLLGKKNITSTKAIFIVLVVSIALSALGVISK; translated from the coding sequence ATGACGAAATCTAATTATAAATTGACAAAAAAAGACTTTAACCAAATCAATAGAAGAAGTTTGTTTGGTTTTCAACTAGGTTGGAACTATGAACGTATGCAAGGATCTGGGTATTTATATACAATCTTACCTCAATTAAGAAAAATGTATGGTGATGGCACACCAGAGTTGAAGTCAATGATGAAAACACATTCTCAATTTTTCAATACAAGTAACTTTTTAAATACGATTGTTACAGGGATCGATATGGCGATTGAAGAAGAAGAAGGCATTGATGCCCAAGAATCAATCGCTGGGATCAAAGTTGGTTTAATGGGACCATTTGCTGCTATTGGAGATTCAATTTTTGGAGCTTTGCTGCCTACTATATTTGGAGCGTTAGCTGCTAATATGGCTGTAAGTGGAAATCCGATTGGCGCATTTATTTGGATGCTCGTTAACTTTGCTGTAATGTTCTTCCGTTGGAAACAACTTGAAATTGCTCATAGAGAAGGGGTATCTCTTGTCACAACAATGCAGAGTCGACTAACAGCTATCACAGATGCTGCTACATTATTAGGAGTATTCATGGTTGGAGCTCTAGTTGCAACCATGATCAATGTTCGTTTATCTTGGACACCTTCTATCGGAGACTTAGTGGTTGATGTACAAAACAATGTTGATATGATTATGCCTCGTCTTTTACCAGCAGTAATCGTTGGAGCTGTTTACTGGTTATTAGGCAAAAAGAACATCACTTCTACTAAAGCTATCTTTATTGTATTAGTAGTATCTATTGCTTTATCCGCATTAGGAGTCATTTCAAAATAA
- a CDS encoding PTS mannose/fructose/sorbose/N-acetylgalactosamine transporter subunit IIC, with protein sequence MAVAWWQIILLTLYAGYQILDELQVYTGLAQPVFAGLIAGLIMGDVTTGLIIGGSMQLTVLGIGTFGGSSKIDANSGTVLATAFSVGIGMNPEQAIAAIAVPVAGLMIQMDILGRFANTFFAHRIDTKIEEMDYKGIERNFLMGALSWSLSRAVPVLLALSFGGSFVNSIVGVLNNQLLWLGNGLAVAGAVLPAVGFAILLRYLPVKKHLPYLILGFVITALLTTVFGNIQLLGGSVAGVVEGFANTFTGMPMLAIALIGFAFAFKEYKRTIEAPKVQQMNGSASEEGEIEDDEI encoded by the coding sequence ATGGCAGTTGCATGGTGGCAAATTATATTGTTAACGCTTTACGCAGGGTATCAAATTTTAGATGAATTACAAGTTTATACTGGTCTTGCTCAACCGGTATTCGCTGGATTAATAGCTGGTTTAATTATGGGTGATGTTACAACTGGACTTATTATTGGTGGTAGTATGCAATTAACTGTTTTAGGTATAGGTACATTTGGAGGTTCTTCAAAAATAGATGCTAACTCTGGTACCGTTTTGGCTACAGCTTTTTCAGTAGGAATTGGTATGAACCCAGAGCAAGCAATCGCTGCAATCGCAGTTCCAGTAGCAGGATTAATGATTCAAATGGATATTTTAGGAAGATTTGCAAATACATTTTTTGCACATCGCATTGATACAAAGATTGAAGAGATGGATTACAAAGGAATTGAACGAAACTTTCTTATGGGGGCCTTATCTTGGTCATTATCTAGAGCTGTCCCAGTATTGCTAGCATTAAGTTTTGGCGGAAGCTTTGTCAATTCTATTGTTGGTGTCTTAAACAACCAATTACTGTGGTTAGGTAACGGATTAGCTGTAGCCGGTGCTGTTCTGCCTGCTGTTGGTTTCGCTATCTTATTAAGATATTTACCAGTGAAAAAACATCTACCTTACTTGATTTTAGGATTTGTTATTACGGCCTTATTAACGACAGTATTTGGAAATATTCAATTACTTGGCGGATCTGTAGCTGGTGTAGTAGAAGGATTTGCGAATACATTTACAGGTATGCCAATGTTAGCTATCGCATTGATAGGATTTGCATTCGCCTTTAAAGAATACAAACGAACTATAGAAGCACCAAAAGTTCAACAAATGAATGGTTCAGCATCAGAGGAAGGAGAAATAGAAGATGACGAAATCTAA
- a CDS encoding PTS system mannose/fructose/N-acetylgalactosamine-transporter subunit IIB produces the protein MSITAVRIDGRLIHGQVANLWTTKLGISRIMVVDDSVTTNAIEKSGLKLATPAGVKLSILSIEKAAANILAGKYDSQRLLIIAKKPDRLLKLVELGVPIKKINVGNMSQSDESKSITRSINVLEEDIENFKQLNEKGVELVSQMVPSDREENFIGLLKQHI, from the coding sequence ATGAGTATTACAGCAGTAAGAATAGATGGAAGATTGATTCACGGACAAGTAGCAAATCTTTGGACCACAAAACTAGGTATCAGCAGAATTATGGTGGTAGATGATAGCGTAACAACAAATGCAATCGAAAAGAGCGGGTTGAAATTGGCCACTCCGGCGGGGGTCAAATTAAGTATTTTATCAATCGAAAAAGCAGCTGCAAATATTCTAGCTGGAAAATATGATTCACAGCGGTTACTGATCATTGCAAAAAAACCAGACAGATTATTAAAGCTAGTTGAATTGGGAGTACCAATTAAAAAAATCAACGTTGGAAATATGTCTCAATCGGATGAATCAAAATCTATTACAAGATCGATCAACGTTCTAGAAGAAGATATTGAGAACTTCAAGCAACTTAATGAAAAAGGCGTGGAATTGGTATCACAAATGGTTCCAAGCGATCGCGAAGAGAACTTTATTGGTTTGTTAAAACAACATATTTAA